The following coding sequences are from one Dermacentor andersoni chromosome 5, qqDerAnde1_hic_scaffold, whole genome shotgun sequence window:
- the LOC140218619 gene encoding cytochrome P450 3A24-like isoform X1, with product MALFLGLPEWLVLAATVCVLYYLYASRNRNYWKNQNIASEPFSLIFGPTLKVFYKAVHAIDSERYRKYGKFFGAFESNKLILFVAEPELVKQVLVKDFPSLPNRRIMKFHDPLLDNMMNITPVEQWRKIRPAASPAFSTGKLRKMNSLIEDCAVVSAGHLKKAASNREDIDVKQFFGNYTLDVIARCAFATRLDSHSDQTNEFVTRSRQAFSARITPRLLLFIVFPAIAKILKLRPFNADIFLYFKQICQNIIKARQDNQSRHEDFLQLMMDAQEGKLGSTAENTTERDNQLFNLGSDVKPDTSFSSNKTLTEDESMAQCVLFFLAGQDTTSTVISFTLYLLAIHPDVQEKLREEVDECFKVHGEHPILDVVTKLKYLDCVVSESLRMYPPATRIERSPYEDYVLGETGVKVKKGELVAIPVYSMHYDPQYFPNPSKFDPERFSDENVESIQPYTYLPFGAGPRNCIGMRFALQAVKLSILHTIRNVKVVRTEKTKVPLEFTNGFSVLTAKDITLGIRKRD from the exons atatGCTTCTCGGAATCGCAACTACTGGAAAAACCAAAACATTGCGTCGGAGCCATTTTCCCTCATATTCGGCCCTACGTTGAAGGTTTTCTACAAA GCCGTCCACGCAATTGACAGTGAGCGGTATCGTAAGTATGGAAAGTTCTTCGG GGCCTTCGAGTCGAACAAGCTCATTCTGTTTGTCGCCGAGCCCGAATTGGTGAAGCAGGTTTTAGTAAAGGATTTCCCATCACTCCCAAACAGAAGG ATAATGAAGTTTCACGACCCTTTGCTGGACAACATGATGAACATCACTCCTGTCGAACAGTGGAGGAAGATTCGACCAGCTGCGAGTCCAGCATTCTCCACTGGAAAGCTGCGAAAG ATGAACTCGTTAATCGAGGACTGCGCAGTTGTGAGCGCGGGACACCTGAAAAAGGCGGCTTCTAATCGAGAAGACATCGATGTCAAACA GTTCTTTGGAAACTACACATTGGATGTCATTGCGAGGTGCGCTTTCGCCACAAGGCTGGACTCCCACTCTGACCAGACCAACGAATTCGTGACCAGATCAAGGCAGGCCTTCTCTGCACGCATCACACCTCGCCTTCTCTTGTTCA TCGTATTTCCAGCCATTGCAAAGATCCTAAAACTTCGACCATTCAACGCAGACATCTTTCTGTACTTCAAGCAGATATGTCAGAACATCATTAAGGCCCGACAGGACAATCAATCC CGCCACGAAGACTTCTTGCAGCTTATGATGGATGCTCAGGAAGGAAAACTTGGGTCTACGGCAGAAAATACCACTGAGAGGGACAACCAGCTCTTCAACCTTGGCTCAGATGTCAAGCCAGATACTTCGTTTTCGTCGAACAAGA CCCTGACTGAGGACGAGTCCATGGCGCAGTGcgtactgttcttcctcgctggCCAGGATACAACCTCAACAGTGATCTCGTTCACGCTGTACTTGCTCGCCATTCACCCTGACGTGCAGGAGAAGCTGAGAGAGGAAGTCGACGAGTGTTTCAAGGTTCAC GGAGAACACCCGATCTTGGATGTCGTCACAAAACTCAAGTACCTAGACTGCGTTGTCTCCGAGTCTCTTCGAATGTATCCTCCAGCGACGCG TATTGAGCGATCACCGTATGAAGACTACGTTCTCGGAGAAACGGGAGTGAAGGTGAAGAAGGGCGAGTTGGTGGCCATCCCCGTCTACTCCATGCACTACGACCCGCAGTACTTTCCCAATCCTTCGAAGTTTGATCCAGAAAG GTTCAGCGACGAGAATGTCGAGTCCATACAACCGTACACATACCTGCCATTTGGAGCAGGGCCTCGCAACTGCATCGGCATGCGCTTTGCCTTGCAAGCAGTGAAGCTGTCTATCCTGCACACCATCCGGAACGTGAAGGTGGTTCGGACGGAAAAGACAAAA GTGCCCCTGGAATTCACGAACGGATTCAGCGTCCTGACAGCCAAAGACATCACATTAGGAATACGGAAAAGGGACTAg
- the LOC140218619 gene encoding cytochrome P450 3A24-like isoform X2 has protein sequence MKAQLQIMKFHDPLLDNMMNITPVEQWRKIRPAASPAFSTGKLRKMNSLIEDCAVVSAGHLKKAASNREDIDVKQFFGNYTLDVIARCAFATRLDSHSDQTNEFVTRSRQAFSARITPRLLLFIVFPAIAKILKLRPFNADIFLYFKQICQNIIKARQDNQSRHEDFLQLMMDAQEGKLGSTAENTTERDNQLFNLGSDVKPDTSFSSNKTLTEDESMAQCVLFFLAGQDTTSTVISFTLYLLAIHPDVQEKLREEVDECFKVHGEHPILDVVTKLKYLDCVVSESLRMYPPATRIERSPYEDYVLGETGVKVKKGELVAIPVYSMHYDPQYFPNPSKFDPERFSDENVESIQPYTYLPFGAGPRNCIGMRFALQAVKLSILHTIRNVKVVRTEKTKVPLEFTNGFSVLTAKDITLGIRKRD, from the exons ATGAAGGCGCAGTTGCAG ATAATGAAGTTTCACGACCCTTTGCTGGACAACATGATGAACATCACTCCTGTCGAACAGTGGAGGAAGATTCGACCAGCTGCGAGTCCAGCATTCTCCACTGGAAAGCTGCGAAAG ATGAACTCGTTAATCGAGGACTGCGCAGTTGTGAGCGCGGGACACCTGAAAAAGGCGGCTTCTAATCGAGAAGACATCGATGTCAAACA GTTCTTTGGAAACTACACATTGGATGTCATTGCGAGGTGCGCTTTCGCCACAAGGCTGGACTCCCACTCTGACCAGACCAACGAATTCGTGACCAGATCAAGGCAGGCCTTCTCTGCACGCATCACACCTCGCCTTCTCTTGTTCA TCGTATTTCCAGCCATTGCAAAGATCCTAAAACTTCGACCATTCAACGCAGACATCTTTCTGTACTTCAAGCAGATATGTCAGAACATCATTAAGGCCCGACAGGACAATCAATCC CGCCACGAAGACTTCTTGCAGCTTATGATGGATGCTCAGGAAGGAAAACTTGGGTCTACGGCAGAAAATACCACTGAGAGGGACAACCAGCTCTTCAACCTTGGCTCAGATGTCAAGCCAGATACTTCGTTTTCGTCGAACAAGA CCCTGACTGAGGACGAGTCCATGGCGCAGTGcgtactgttcttcctcgctggCCAGGATACAACCTCAACAGTGATCTCGTTCACGCTGTACTTGCTCGCCATTCACCCTGACGTGCAGGAGAAGCTGAGAGAGGAAGTCGACGAGTGTTTCAAGGTTCAC GGAGAACACCCGATCTTGGATGTCGTCACAAAACTCAAGTACCTAGACTGCGTTGTCTCCGAGTCTCTTCGAATGTATCCTCCAGCGACGCG TATTGAGCGATCACCGTATGAAGACTACGTTCTCGGAGAAACGGGAGTGAAGGTGAAGAAGGGCGAGTTGGTGGCCATCCCCGTCTACTCCATGCACTACGACCCGCAGTACTTTCCCAATCCTTCGAAGTTTGATCCAGAAAG GTTCAGCGACGAGAATGTCGAGTCCATACAACCGTACACATACCTGCCATTTGGAGCAGGGCCTCGCAACTGCATCGGCATGCGCTTTGCCTTGCAAGCAGTGAAGCTGTCTATCCTGCACACCATCCGGAACGTGAAGGTGGTTCGGACGGAAAAGACAAAA GTGCCCCTGGAATTCACGAACGGATTCAGCGTCCTGACAGCCAAAGACATCACATTAGGAATACGGAAAAGGGACTAg